In a single window of the Pseudomonas oryzihabitans genome:
- a CDS encoding acetolactate synthase 3 large subunit, whose protein sequence is MELLTGAEMVVRFLRDEGVKHIYGYPGGALLHIYDALFKEPALNHILVRHEQAATHMADGYARATGKAGVVLVTSGPGATNAVTGIATAYMDSIPMVVLSGQVPSNMVGTDAFQETDMVGISRPIVKHSFIIKHPSEIPEVLKKAFYLAESGRPGPVVVDIPKDMGDPTKKFEYVYPKKIKLRSYNPAQRGHSGQIRKAVEMLVAAKRPILYAGGGVILGGASGALTELARLLNLPVTNTLMGLGAYPGSDRQFLGMLGMHGSYPANLAMHHSDVILAVGARFDDRVINGAKRFCPNAKIIHVDIDPASISKTIKADVPIVGPVDSVLAEMVAVVRELSEKPHAESQATWWKQIEEWRGNRGMFPYDKGDGSIIKPQTVIETLYDVTAGDAYITSDVGQHQMFAAQYYLYDKPNRWINSGGLGTMGFGFPAAMGVKLNFPDADVACVTGEGSVQMNIQELSTCMQYDLPVKIICLNNGALGMVRQWQDMQYSSRYSHSYMESLPDFVKLAEAYGHVGMRIQRLEDLKPMMAEAFAMKDRLVFLDIAVDNTEHVYPMQIKDGAMRDMWLSKTERT, encoded by the coding sequence GTGGAGCTATTAACTGGCGCTGAGATGGTCGTCCGCTTCTTGCGCGACGAGGGCGTGAAACACATCTACGGGTACCCGGGCGGTGCCCTGCTGCACATCTACGACGCCCTGTTCAAGGAACCGGCGCTTAACCACATCCTGGTTCGCCACGAACAGGCCGCCACCCACATGGCCGATGGCTATGCTCGTGCTACCGGCAAGGCTGGCGTGGTCCTGGTGACTTCGGGTCCCGGGGCGACCAACGCTGTCACCGGTATCGCCACCGCCTACATGGACTCCATCCCCATGGTGGTCCTGTCCGGTCAGGTACCGAGCAACATGGTGGGCACCGATGCCTTCCAGGAAACCGACATGGTCGGTATCTCCCGGCCGATCGTGAAGCACAGCTTCATCATCAAACACCCTTCCGAGATCCCCGAAGTCCTCAAGAAGGCCTTCTATCTCGCCGAGTCCGGCCGCCCCGGTCCGGTAGTGGTCGACATTCCCAAGGACATGGGTGATCCGACCAAGAAATTCGAATACGTCTATCCCAAGAAGATCAAGCTGCGCTCCTACAATCCGGCGCAACGCGGCCACTCCGGGCAGATCCGCAAGGCGGTCGAGATGCTGGTGGCAGCCAAGCGGCCGATCCTCTATGCCGGTGGCGGCGTCATCCTGGGCGGTGCCTCGGGCGCCCTCACCGAGCTGGCACGCCTGCTCAACCTGCCGGTCACCAATACCCTGATGGGATTGGGCGCCTACCCGGGCAGCGATCGCCAGTTCCTCGGCATGCTCGGCATGCACGGCAGTTACCCGGCCAACTTGGCCATGCACCACAGCGACGTCATCCTCGCCGTCGGTGCGCGCTTCGATGACCGCGTCATCAACGGTGCCAAACGCTTTTGCCCGAATGCCAAGATCATCCACGTCGACATCGATCCGGCGTCCATCTCCAAGACCATCAAGGCCGATGTACCCATTGTCGGTCCGGTGGACAGCGTTCTCGCCGAGATGGTCGCCGTGGTGCGCGAGCTGAGCGAGAAGCCGCACGCCGAGAGTCAGGCTACCTGGTGGAAGCAGATCGAAGAGTGGCGCGGTAACCGTGGCATGTTCCCCTATGACAAGGGCGACGGCAGCATCATCAAGCCGCAGACTGTCATCGAGACCCTGTACGACGTGACCGCGGGCGATGCCTACATCACCTCCGATGTCGGCCAGCACCAGATGTTCGCCGCCCAGTACTACCTGTACGACAAGCCCAATCGCTGGATCAACTCCGGCGGCCTGGGCACCATGGGCTTCGGCTTCCCGGCGGCCATGGGCGTCAAGCTCAACTTCCCGGACGCCGACGTCGCCTGCGTCACCGGCGAAGGCAGCGTGCAGATGAACATCCAGGAGCTCTCCACCTGCATGCAGTACGACCTGCCGGTGAAGATCATCTGCCTCAACAATGGCGCCCTGGGCATGGTCCGCCAGTGGCAGGACATGCAGTACAGCAGCCGTTACTCCCACTCCTACATGGAATCCCTGCCGGACTTCGTCAAGCTGGCCGAGGCCTATGGCCACGTCGGCATGCGCATCCAGCGTCTGGAAGACCTCAAGCCGATGATGGCCGAAGCCTTCGCCATGAAGGATCGCCTGGTCTTCCTCGACATCGCCGTGGACAACACCGAACACGTCTACCCGATGCAGATCAAGGATGGCGCGATGCGCGACATGTGGCTGAGCAAGACGGAGCGGACCTGA
- the ilvN gene encoding acetolactate synthase small subunit, protein MRHIISLLLENEPGALSRVVGLFSQRNYNIESLTVAATEDPTLSRLTLTTIGQEETVEQITKNLNKLIEVVKLVNLSESAHIERELLLIKVKATGAQRAEVKRTTDIFRGQIVDVGSSVYTIQLAGTSEKIDSFIQAIGAASILEVVRSGVTGISRGDKALSI, encoded by the coding sequence ATGAGACACATCATCTCCCTGCTGCTGGAAAACGAGCCCGGCGCCCTGTCCCGTGTGGTCGGCCTGTTCTCTCAGCGCAACTACAACATCGAAAGCCTCACGGTTGCCGCGACCGAGGATCCGACCCTATCGCGCCTGACCCTGACTACCATCGGCCAGGAAGAGACGGTCGAGCAGATCACCAAGAACCTCAACAAGCTCATCGAGGTGGTGAAGCTGGTCAACCTGTCCGAGAGCGCTCACATCGAGCGTGAACTCCTGCTGATCAAGGTCAAGGCCACTGGTGCCCAGCGTGCCGAGGTCAAGCGCACCACCGATATCTTTCGCGGCCAGATCGTCGATGTCGGCAGCAGCGTGTATACCATTCAGCTGGCGGGCACCAGCGAGAAGATCGACAGCTTCATCCAGGCGATCGGCGCTGCGTCCATCCTTGAGGTGGTACGTAGCGGCGTGACCGGAATTTCCCGTGGCGACAAAGCCCTGAGCATCTGA